From Triticum urartu cultivar G1812 chromosome 2, Tu2.1, whole genome shotgun sequence, a single genomic window includes:
- the LOC125536149 gene encoding uncharacterized protein LOC125536149, which yields MCGKGRNNGLASPAGTSGTATAIVALASLLLAASVVVFLVSPPAPAADEKPPEPVELAIGVAGHEGWLDALRAWAKLACLKLRPLEPRCDLRSSGSMKKAAKQSLAMGKEAVEQTAVSAARAAEETIGRTTEKVRRKVSPSPSTSSAPLADGDL from the exons ATGTGCGGAAAGGGCCGGAACAACGGGCTCGCGTCGCCGGCGGGGACAAGCGGCACGGCGACCGCCATCGTCGCCCTCGCGTCGCTGCTCCTCGCGGCCTCGGTCGTCGTCTTCCTCGTGtcgccgccggcgccggcggcggaCGAGAAGCCCCCCGAGCCGGTGGAGCTCGCCATCGGCGTCGCCGGGCACGAGGGCTGGCTGGACGCGCTCCGGGCGTGGGCCAAGCTGGCGTGCCTCAAGCTCCGCCCGCTCGAGCCAAG GTGTGATCTGAGGAGCTCGGGGTCGATGAAGAAGGCGGCCAAGCAGAGCCTGGCGATGGGCAAGGAGGCCGTGGAGCAGACGGCGGTGTCGGCGGCGAGGGCCGCCGAGGAGACCATCGGGAGGACCACCGAGAAGGTGCGGAGGAAGGTCTCCCCGTCGCCGTCGACGTCGTCGGCGCCACTCGCCGATGGAGACCTGTGA